A stretch of the Leisingera thetidis genome encodes the following:
- the istA gene encoding IS21 family transposase: MGFLSVIRRWALRDKMPIREISRRTGLSRNTIRKYLREGVVEPKFKTPPRPSKLDPYADRLSAWLLVQTRKSRKERRSVKQMHADLVQLGYEGSYGRVAAFARTWRADRHRAEQTTGRGTFVPLVFQPGEAFQFDWSEDWANIGGERTKLQVAHVKLSHSRAFLVRAYPLQTHEMLFDAHWHGFRVFGGVPGRGIYDNMKTAVDRVGRGKQRDVNARFKAMASHYVFEPEFCNPAAGWEKGQVEKNVQDARNRLWQVMPVFKDLDELNQWLEDRCVALWAETKHRDLPGTIADAWETEKPMLMVLPPAFDGFVEHSKRVSPTCLITFERNRYSVPASFANRRVSLHVYPDRLVVVAEGQTVCIHDRIIERSHHKPGKVIYDWRHYLAVIQRKPGALRNGAPFTEMPDAFRRLQDHMLRKEGGDREMVDILSLVLHHDEDTVLCAVELALEAGVPTKTHILNLLHRLIDKKQPDLPEVDPPDALTLETAPKANVDRYDNLRQAGEKRHAS, translated from the coding sequence ATGGGATTTTTGAGTGTTATCCGACGCTGGGCATTGCGTGACAAAATGCCAATCCGCGAGATTTCCCGGCGCACGGGCCTGTCTCGTAACACCATCAGAAAGTACCTGCGCGAAGGCGTGGTAGAGCCGAAGTTCAAGACGCCACCTCGGCCGAGCAAGCTGGACCCGTATGCGGATCGTCTGTCAGCCTGGTTGCTGGTGCAGACGCGGAAGTCGCGTAAGGAACGCCGCAGCGTGAAGCAAATGCACGCTGATCTGGTGCAGCTTGGTTATGAAGGGTCCTACGGGCGTGTGGCGGCCTTTGCCCGCACCTGGCGTGCGGATCGGCACCGGGCGGAGCAGACGACGGGTCGCGGCACATTCGTGCCCTTGGTGTTCCAGCCAGGCGAAGCGTTCCAGTTCGATTGGAGCGAAGATTGGGCCAATATCGGCGGCGAACGGACCAAACTGCAGGTCGCTCATGTCAAGTTGTCTCACAGCCGGGCGTTCCTGGTGCGGGCCTATCCGCTGCAAACCCACGAGATGCTGTTTGACGCCCATTGGCATGGGTTCCGTGTCTTCGGCGGCGTTCCTGGTCGCGGGATTTACGATAACATGAAGACGGCGGTGGATCGTGTTGGTCGAGGCAAACAGCGTGACGTCAATGCCCGCTTCAAGGCCATGGCCAGCCACTACGTCTTTGAGCCTGAGTTCTGTAACCCGGCAGCCGGATGGGAGAAAGGGCAGGTTGAGAAGAACGTACAGGATGCGCGCAACCGCCTGTGGCAGGTCATGCCTGTCTTCAAGGATCTGGATGAACTGAACCAGTGGTTGGAGGATCGCTGTGTGGCCCTTTGGGCCGAGACAAAACACCGGGACCTGCCCGGCACGATTGCTGATGCCTGGGAAACAGAGAAGCCGATGCTGATGGTGCTGCCCCCGGCTTTCGATGGGTTTGTCGAGCACAGTAAACGGGTATCGCCGACGTGCTTGATCACCTTCGAGCGCAATCGCTACAGCGTGCCCGCCAGCTTTGCGAACCGCCGTGTCAGCCTGCATGTCTATCCGGACCGGCTGGTGGTGGTGGCCGAAGGCCAAACCGTTTGCATCCATGACCGCATCATCGAGCGGTCACACCATAAACCTGGAAAGGTCATCTATGATTGGCGCCATTATCTGGCGGTGATCCAGCGAAAACCCGGGGCCCTGCGCAACGGCGCGCCGTTCACGGAGATGCCTGATGCCTTCCGCCGTCTGCAGGATCACATGCTGCGAAAGGAGGGTGGTGACCGGGAGATGGTCGATATCCTATCCTTAGTTCTGCATCACGACGAAGACACCGTTCTGTGCGCCGTCGAACTGGCGCTGGAAGCCGGCGTGCCCACCAAGACGCACATCCTGAACCTGCTCCACAGGCTGATCGACAAGAAGCAGCCCGACCTTCCCGAGGTCGATCCGCCAGACGCCCTGACCTTGGAAACGGCACCAAAGGCCAACGTCGACCGCTATGACAACCTGAGACAGGCGGGGGAGAAGCGCCATGCGTCATGA